The following are encoded in a window of Podospora pseudoanserina strain CBS 124.78 chromosome 6, whole genome shotgun sequence genomic DNA:
- a CDS encoding hypothetical protein (EggNog:ENOG503PG2G): MSRFRYCSGCGSIIEPLSFLGQRNNGDNSRALHRFYVHLAYNHWNDLVELSYNDEESTERWRTFKGQQQRAKEIYERAVPGHKGYERQQRCGRSEEPGVVSTDRDGDGDDGEEDDEDSGGFGFTPEISEEVFEKSLEDWDRELREGKEPLISNWLVQEMINATEG; this comes from the coding sequence ATGTCCAGATTCCGATATTGTTCTGGCTGTGGCAGTATCATCGAACCGCTTTCCTTCCTCGGTCAGCGTAACAATGGTGACAATTCCCGCGCCCTCCACCGGTTCTACGTTCACCTGGCATACAACCATTGGAACGATCTCGTGGAGTTGAGTTACAATGACGAGGAGAGCACGGAGCGGTGGCGCACGTTCAAGGGGCAACAACAGCGCGCAAAGGAAATATACGAGCGTGCGGTGCCGGGGCATAAGGGGTATGAAAGGCAGCAGAGATGTGGTCGTTCTGAAGAGCCCGGTGTAGTATCGACCGACCGGGACGGTGAcggagatgatggcgaggaagatgacgaggattCTGGTGGCTTCGGCTTCACCCCCGAGATATCAGAGGAGGTGTTTGAAAAGTCGTTGGAGGATTGGGAtagggagttgagggaggggaaggagccTCTTATCAGCAATTGGCTGGTGCAGGAAATGATCAACGCGACTGAGGGGTGA
- a CDS encoding hypothetical protein (COG:F; EggNog:ENOG503NWEC) — protein sequence MPTAPTSKEYKTSLDVVNARDNGVSRCLSSPRLSHAFRGLQRRKLDEPSRPRTLALVDGTDAASRAAIVEKTLHKFCDEKILAILSRWRNELKHIYGSSGELPFKVDRAAAPLLGLVSYGIHRTAFTRSDDGHIKLWVQKRSQSTAFYPGHLDNTVASSTLPDGQLPLEVAILEAGEEATLPEDLVRSRTKSCGTVTYMHLHNALAIGEVGLVQPQVEYLFELELPGGAEPKPCDHKVEWFKLFDAEELIESILQGNHTLLSKFRSYVNHLDIQVTSYRATLWLL from the exons ATGCCAACCGCTCCCACTTCGAAAGAGTACAAAACATCTTTGGACGTTGTCAATGCCCGTGACAA TGGGGTCTCCAGGT GCTTGTCATCCCCTCGGTTGTCTCATGCCTTTCGTGGTCTCCAACGTCGGAAGCTCGACGAGCCCAGCAGACCAAGGACCTTAGCGCTTGTCGATGGCACCGACGCCGCATCGAGGGCAGCCATTGTCGAGAAGACTCTGCACAAATTCTGCGACGAGAAGATACTTGCCATTCTGTCACGCTGGCGCAACGAGTTGAAGCACATCTATGGATCCAGTGGCGAGCTTCCCTTCAAGGTCGATCGTGCTGCCGCACCCCTTCTCGGTCTCGTCTCGTATGGGATTCACCGGACAGCCTTCACTCGCAGTGACGACGGTCATATCAAGCTGTGGGTGCAGAAACGCTCACAGTCCACTGCATTCTATCCCGGCCACCTCGACAATACTGTAGCTAGCTCGACTTTACCCGATGGCCAACTGCCTCTAGAAGTGGCGATCCTTGAAGCGGGAGAGGAAGCGACCCTTCCTGAAGATCTTGTGCGCTCCAGAACCAAGTCATGCGGAACTGTGACGTATATGCATCTGCACAATGCCCTTGCTATCGGCGAGGTTGGTCTTGTTCAGCCACAGGTTGAGTACTTGTTTGAGCTCGAACTGCCGGGTGGGGCTGAACCTAAGCCATGCGATCACAAGGTGGAGTGGTTCAAGCTTTTTGATGCGGAAGAACTCATAGAGAGCATATTACAAGGCAATCATACGTTGCTCTCGAAGTTCAGATCATATGTTAATCATCTGGACATCCAGGTCACGTCATACCGGGCTACGCTATGGTTGCTCTAA
- the SNO1 gene encoding Senecionine N-oxygenase (COG:H; EggNog:ENOG503NZ52; MEROPS:MER0066916): MPPLTITVGVLALQGGVVEHIALLNRASASYPSVTFHFLEVRTPEQLSLCDALIIPGGESTTMAIVARRLGLLEPLREFVKINNKPVWGTCAGLVMLAEEASATKQGGQELIGGLGVRVLRNKFGTQVQSFVADLNLDFLGEGGGPFRGVFIRAPVVEEVIDGDGKVKVLGTVKKPGEEEDIVAVRQGNVFGTSFHPELTGDVRVHAWWLGNVVEALGQGGEGKGLVMGKGKGDAGKVY, encoded by the coding sequence ATGCCACCATTAACCATCACCGTCGGCGTCCTAGCCCTCCAAGGCGGCGTAGTAGAGCACAttgccctcctcaaccgcGCCTCGGCAAGCTACCCATCCGTAACCTTCCACTTCCTCGAAGTCCGCACACCCGAGCAACTCTCCCTCTGCgacgccctcatcatcccggGAGGCGAATCCACAACCATGGCCATCGTCgcccgccgcctcggcctcttGGAGCCACTAAGGGAGTTTGTCAaaatcaacaacaagcccgTCTGGGGGACTTGCGCCGGACTTGTAATGCTAGCGGAGGAGGCCTCCGCCACGAAGCAAGGCGGGCAGGAACTCATTGGTGGGTTGGGCGTGAGAGTGCTGAGGAACAAATTCGGGACGCAGGTGCAGTCGTTTGTGGCGGATTTGAACTTGGAtttcttgggggaggggggagggccgTTTAGGGGGGTTTTTATCAgggcgccggtggtggaggaggtgattgatggggatgggaaagtcAAGGTTTTGGGGACGGTGAAGAagcctggggaggaggaggatattgTTGCTGTGAGGCAGGGGAATGTTTTTGGGACGAGTTTTCACCCCGAGTTGACGGGGGATGTGAGGGTGCAtgcttggtggttggggaatGTGGTTGAGGCTTTGGGacagggaggggagggtaaggggttggtgatggggaaggggaagggtgaTGCTGGGAAGGTTTATTGA